A window of Actinomadura viridis genomic DNA:
GTCGGTCCTGGCGGCCTCCAGGGTGCGGATGAGCGCCGCCATGGAGACGTCGGTCAGGGAGTTGCGGTGCCGTGGCCGGTCCAGGACGAGCCGCAGCACGACCCCCTCCACGCCGATCTCCAGCCCGTCCACCGGCGCGTACGGATCGCTCACGGCCACCCCTCGGCGTTGATTGTAGTTTTAATATAATAAACAAAAAGCGACTCGGGAGGTGCGGTGGACGGGAACACCGGAGCGCAGGGCCCACGCCTGCTGTCGGGCCTGAGGGTGGTGGAGTGCTCGATGCTCGGCCCGGGCGCGGTGTCGACGCCCCTGGCCGATCTGGGCGCCGACGTGATCAAGGTCGAGCCGCCCTCCGGCGACTACATCCGCTCGATGAGCTGGCCCATCGTGACCGGACGCTCGCTGCTGCACCTGCACATCAGCCGGGGCAAGCGCAGCATCGTGCTCGACCTGCGCACGGACGGCGGCCGTTCGGCCTTCCTGGACCTGGTCGCGGGCGCCGACGTCGTCGTGGAGGCGATGCGGCCGGGCGGCCTGGACCGCCGCGGGCTCGGCTACGAGCGCCTCCGCGAGGTCAACCCGCGGGTCGTGATGTTCACGATCACCGGATACGGGGCGACCGGCCCCTACCGGGACCTGCCGAGCCACGGGATCGCCTACGACGCCTGGGCGGGAACGGTCGCGCCCGCCTCCGGGCCGGAGGGCATGCCGTCGATCCCCGACCACACCTCGATCGGCATCACGGCGGGACCCCTCTTCGGGACGGCGGCGATCCTGGCCGGGGTGCTCCGGGCGCGGGAGACCGGCACCGGATGCCATCTGGAGGTGGCGCAGTCCGACGCGGCGGCGGCCTTCGACTGGCTGCGCAGCGAGACCTGCCGGGCGTACGAGCGTCCGGCGGACGAGGTCACCGGCAACCCCGCCGACGGCCACGAGCGGCGCCCGCCCGGCACGGCGGGCATGGCCGACGGCGTCCGGTACCAGTTCTACGAGTCCGCCGACGGGCACGTGCTCTTCATGGCCTCCGAACGCAAGTTCTGGAAGAACTTCTGCGCGGCGGTCGGCCGGGAGGACCTGTTCGCCGGACGGCCCGGCGCGCGGCTGGCCGACCACGCCCGGGGCGACATGGAACTGCGCCGCGAGCTGGCGGGCATCTTCCGCACGCGCACCACCGCGGAGTGGATCGAGCTGGGCCTGCGGCACGACGTCCCGATCGGCCCGGTCAACACTCCGGCGACCATCGCCGACGATCCGCAGTTCGCCGCGCGGATGCCCTGGCAGCCGGCCGGACGGCTGGTCGCCGACCAGCTGCCGTTCCCCGTCCGGGTGGTGGGCGAGCCGCCCCCGGCGGCGGAACGTCCGGCGCCCGAGCCGGGGGAGCACGGTGAGGAGATCCTGCGGGAGGTGCTGGGCTACGACGCCGAGCGCGTCGCCCGGCTCCGCGAGTCCGGCGCCTTCGGGACATGACGGGCCGGTCCGCGCGCCGCCCGCCTCCCCGTGCCCTTCAGTCCCGCGCGGGGGGCGGGCTCGTGGCGAGGCGTTCCCGCAGGACGTTCTTCAGCACCTTGCCCGCCGCGTTGACCGGCAGTTCGGCGACCACGTGCACCTGGCGCGGCACCTTGTAGTTGGCCATCCGGGTACGGCACCAGGCGATGAGCTCCGCCTCGTCGATCCGCTCGCCCCGGCGGGGGACGACGAAGGCGGCGCCGACCTCGCCCATGCGCGCGTCGGGGACGCCGACGACCGCGGCCTGGGCCACGGCGGGATGCCGTCCGAGCAGGTTCTCGATCTCGGCGGGGTAGGCGTTGAAGCCGCCGACGATGTACATGTCCTTGATCCGGTCGGTGATCCGGATCCGCCCGGCCGCGTCGATCACACCGATGTCGCCGGTGTGCAGCCGGCCCTCCGCGTCGATGGTCGCGGCCGTCTCGGCGCCCTCGTCGAAGTAGCCCTTCATCACGGTGTAGCCGCGCACGAGGATCTCGCCCTCCGTGCCTGCGGGGACCGGGTCTCCCTTCGGGTCGACCGCGACGACCTCCAGGCCCGGCAGCGGGCGGCCCGCCGTGGACGCGACCGTCTCCAGCGGGTCGTCGTACCGGCACATCGAGACGATCGCGCACGACTCGGTGAGCCCGTAGCCGGTCACGATGTGCTCGAAGCCCAGCTCCTCCCTGATCCGGTACAGCAGCGCCGGGGGCACGTTGGCGGCGCCCGTCACCGCCAGCCTGAGGGTGGCCACGCCGTCGGCGGTGAAGCGCGGATGCTCCAGCATGGTCTGGTAGAGGGTGGGGGTTCCGGGCAGGACGGTGACGCGCTCGCGGCGGACCACGTCCAGTACCTCGGGTACGTCCAGGGTGCGCTGCGGCAGGATGGTCGCCCCCACCAGGAGCGAGGCCAGCCAACCGGCTTTGTACCCGAACCCGTGGAAGAACGGGTTGACGATGAGGTAGCGGTCTCCCTGCCGCAGGCCGACCACGGTCGACCACACGCCGTACGCCCGCAGCGTCTGGCCGTGCGTGCACATCGCCCCCTTGGGACGGCCCGTCGTCCCCGAGGTGAAGAGCATGTCGGACAGGTCGTCCGGGCCGACCTCCGCCGCCCGCCGCTCCGCGTCGGCCAGGGGGGCGCTCTCCCCGCGCGCCCGGAAGTCCTCCCAGGGGGTGACCCCCTCCCCGGCCGGACCGGCCATGCCCACCACCGTCTCCAGATGGGGCAGGCCCTCGTACGGGCGGCCGGTGCCCGGCCCGCCGGCCGCGGCCGACAGGTCGGCGGGGTAGTCGCGACCCAGGAATCCGCTCACGGTGCACAGGACCCGGGCCCGGCTCTTACCGAGGACGTACGCCGCCTCCGCCCCCTGGAACCGGGTGTTGAGCGGGACGAGCACGCCGCCCGCGCGCTGCAGCCCGAGCGCCGCGATCACCCAGCGGGCCGAGTTGGGCGCCCAGACCGCCACCCGGTCTCCCTTGCGGAGCCCGGCGGCCAGGAACGCCCGGGCCGCGGCCGTCACCTCGGCGTCGAGCCCGGCGTACCCGAGCCGCAGGTCACCGTCGACGATCGCCTCGGCCGGGCCCAGCCTGCGGGCGGCGTCGGCGAGCAGGGCGCCGGTCGTTCCCCAGCGCAGGTCGGCTCGGGGGTCGTCGTGGGGGCCGGCGGCGGGCGAGGGGGGCGAGGTCATGGTTGCCTCCGCGCGGGTGGGGAGCGCTGGCTCCTTTTTGCATAACATATATACTCTACAATTCCGGGTGGCCCTGCCGGGCTCGTCGCGCCGCGTTCGCCAAGGAGGCAACCGTGTCCCGTCTGCTGGAGGACAAGATCGCCATCGTCACCGGCGCGGCGCACGGGATCGGCCGGGGGCACGCCCTGGAGCTGGCCCGGCACGGCGCCCGGGTCGTCGTCAACGACCTCGGCACGACGGTGCGCGGCGAGGGCGCGGGGCGGGACGCCGACGAGGTCGTGCAGCTGATCGCCCGGCGCGGCGGGACGGCGATCGCCGACCACGGCGACGTCGCCGACGACGAGCAGGCCCGGGCGCTGGTCGACCGGGCGGTCGCCGAGTTCGGGCGGGTCGACATCGTGGTGAACAACGCCGGCATCGCCCGCGACAAGGTCATCTGGAACATGACCCCGGACGACTTCGACCTGGTCATGCGGGTGCACGTACGGGGCAGCTGGCTGATGACGCACCTGGCCGCGCGGCACTGGCGGGCCAGGGCCAAGGCCGGGGAGGCCTTCACCGGCCGCGTCATCAACACCACCTCGGGCGCCGGCCTCGCCGGGAACTTCGGGCAGAGCAACTACGCCACCGCCAAGGCCGCCATCGCCGGTCTCACGCTGACCACCAGCCTGGAGCTCTACCGGCTCGGCGTCACGGTCAACGCCGTCGGTCCCGGCGGGATGACCCGGCTGACCGCCACCATGGGCCCTGACCTGACGGCCTTCGAGCCCGACGAGCTGGGCGAGGACGAGTACCACCCGATGGACCCGGCCGGCAGCTCCCCGCTGGTCGCCTGGCTGGCCAGCGACCAGAGCCAGCATGTGACCGGCCAGGTCATCCGGGCCGTCCACGACAAGATCCACCTCATGGAGGGCTGGCGGGAGGCCGCCACCATCTCCAGCGGGGAGAAGCGGTGGGACGCCATGACGCTCGGCATGCGGCTGGCGACCGACGTCTTCGGCACCCGGGCCCCCGGCCTGCGCTGAGGGCCGGACCGCCCGCCCTCCACGCGACACCCGACGCGACGACACGCGACCCCACGCCGAGCGGAGTCACCGTGAACATGCAGGACACCCCCGAACGCGCCGCCTTCCGGGCGCGGGCCCGCGCCTGGCTGGCCGCCAACGCGCCCGGGTTCGCCGGCACCGTACGTCACCGGCTGCACTTCGAGGCGGCCTCCTCGGCCGAGGAGTACGGGAAGGCCGAGGCCGAGAGCGTCCGCGCCGCGCAGGCGTGGCAGGCGCGGCTGCACGAGGGCGGCTGGGCCGGGATCTCCTGGCCGGCGGCCTTCGGCGGGCGCGGCGGGATCCCGGCCGAGGAGGCGGTCTTCGCCGAGGAGGCGGCGGCCTTCGACGTGTCGGTGGGGCCGCTGCTCATCGGCCTGTCCATGGTCGGCCCCACCCTGATGCGGCACGGCACCGGCGAGCAGTGCGCCGAGCACCTGCCCCCGCTCCTGCGCGGCGAGCGGGTCTGGTGCCAGCTCTACAGCGAGCCCGAGGCGGGCTCCGACCTCGCCGCGCTGCGGACCCGGGCGGTCCGCGACGGCTCAGAATGGGTCGTGACCGGGCAGAAGGTGTGGACCTCCGGCGCGCGCGTGGCCGGCCACGCGATCCTGCTCGCGCGGACCGACCCGGACGTCCCCAAGCACCAGGGGATCACCTACTTCCTGCTCGACATGTCCGCGCCCGGCGTCGAGGTGCGCCCGCTGCGGCAGATGAACGGGTCGTACCACTTCAACGAGGTCTTCCTCGACGAGGTCCGGATCCCCGCCGGGAACGTCGTCGGCGAGCCCGGCGGCGGCTGGAAGGTGGCCCACGCCACCCTCGCGAGCGAGCGCGCCATGATCGGCGGCGGGGGCGGGGCCAAGGCCGCCGCCCTGCTGGAGCTGGCCCGCGCGCGGGGCCGCGAGCACGACCCCCTCGTCCGCCAGGCCGTGGCCCGCGTGCACACCCTCGACGAGGTCCTGCGGGTGCTGGGCCTGCGCATGCGCGCCGCGCTCGACCAGGGCGGGCCGCCCGGCCCGGAGGGGTCGATCATGAAGCTGCTGGTGGCGCGCCGTGCCCACGTGGCCGCCGAGGCCGGCATCGCCGTCCAGGGCGCGGCCGGGGTGCTGGCCGGGCCCGGCGCCCCCGGCGGCGGCGAGTGGCAGCAGCAGCTGCTGAGCGCCCAGGGCCTGCGCATCGGCGGCGGGACCGACTCCATCCAGCGCAACGCCATCGCCGAGCGCATCCTCGGCCTGCCCAGGGAACGGCCCGCCGACCGCGACGTGCCGTTCCGCGAACTCCTCGCCCGGCGCACCGCTCCGGCGGGCCCCGGGGAAGG
This region includes:
- a CDS encoding CaiB/BaiF CoA transferase family protein translates to MDGNTGAQGPRLLSGLRVVECSMLGPGAVSTPLADLGADVIKVEPPSGDYIRSMSWPIVTGRSLLHLHISRGKRSIVLDLRTDGGRSAFLDLVAGADVVVEAMRPGGLDRRGLGYERLREVNPRVVMFTITGYGATGPYRDLPSHGIAYDAWAGTVAPASGPEGMPSIPDHTSIGITAGPLFGTAAILAGVLRARETGTGCHLEVAQSDAAAAFDWLRSETCRAYERPADEVTGNPADGHERRPPGTAGMADGVRYQFYESADGHVLFMASERKFWKNFCAAVGREDLFAGRPGARLADHARGDMELRRELAGIFRTRTTAEWIELGLRHDVPIGPVNTPATIADDPQFAARMPWQPAGRLVADQLPFPVRVVGEPPPAAERPAPEPGEHGEEILREVLGYDAERVARLRESGAFGT
- a CDS encoding SDR family NAD(P)-dependent oxidoreductase, encoding MSRLLEDKIAIVTGAAHGIGRGHALELARHGARVVVNDLGTTVRGEGAGRDADEVVQLIARRGGTAIADHGDVADDEQARALVDRAVAEFGRVDIVVNNAGIARDKVIWNMTPDDFDLVMRVHVRGSWLMTHLAARHWRARAKAGEAFTGRVINTTSGAGLAGNFGQSNYATAKAAIAGLTLTTSLELYRLGVTVNAVGPGGMTRLTATMGPDLTAFEPDELGEDEYHPMDPAGSSPLVAWLASDQSQHVTGQVIRAVHDKIHLMEGWREAATISSGEKRWDAMTLGMRLATDVFGTRAPGLR
- a CDS encoding acyl-CoA dehydrogenase family protein, which codes for MQDTPERAAFRARARAWLAANAPGFAGTVRHRLHFEAASSAEEYGKAEAESVRAAQAWQARLHEGGWAGISWPAAFGGRGGIPAEEAVFAEEAAAFDVSVGPLLIGLSMVGPTLMRHGTGEQCAEHLPPLLRGERVWCQLYSEPEAGSDLAALRTRAVRDGSEWVVTGQKVWTSGARVAGHAILLARTDPDVPKHQGITYFLLDMSAPGVEVRPLRQMNGSYHFNEVFLDEVRIPAGNVVGEPGGGWKVAHATLASERAMIGGGGGAKAAALLELARARGREHDPLVRQAVARVHTLDEVLRVLGLRMRAALDQGGPPGPEGSIMKLLVARRAHVAAEAGIAVQGAAGVLAGPGAPGGGEWQQQLLSAQGLRIGGGTDSIQRNAIAERILGLPRERPADRDVPFRELLARRTAPAGPGEGK
- a CDS encoding FadD3 family acyl-CoA ligase, producing the protein MTSPPSPAAGPHDDPRADLRWGTTGALLADAARRLGPAEAIVDGDLRLGYAGLDAEVTAAARAFLAAGLRKGDRVAVWAPNSARWVIAALGLQRAGGVLVPLNTRFQGAEAAYVLGKSRARVLCTVSGFLGRDYPADLSAAAGGPGTGRPYEGLPHLETVVGMAGPAGEGVTPWEDFRARGESAPLADAERRAAEVGPDDLSDMLFTSGTTGRPKGAMCTHGQTLRAYGVWSTVVGLRQGDRYLIVNPFFHGFGYKAGWLASLLVGATILPQRTLDVPEVLDVVRRERVTVLPGTPTLYQTMLEHPRFTADGVATLRLAVTGAANVPPALLYRIREELGFEHIVTGYGLTESCAIVSMCRYDDPLETVASTAGRPLPGLEVVAVDPKGDPVPAGTEGEILVRGYTVMKGYFDEGAETAATIDAEGRLHTGDIGVIDAAGRIRITDRIKDMYIVGGFNAYPAEIENLLGRHPAVAQAAVVGVPDARMGEVGAAFVVPRRGERIDEAELIAWCRTRMANYKVPRQVHVVAELPVNAAGKVLKNVLRERLATSPPPARD